One Littorina saxatilis isolate snail1 linkage group LG1, US_GU_Lsax_2.0, whole genome shotgun sequence genomic window carries:
- the LOC138960872 gene encoding leucine-rich repeat-containing protein 15-like produces MSGRRIIIFTLLSLLHLAAACPENCQCQPEGRGQQVTCTGGELGAIMAGLPHNTARLTIDGLTSTHVLAKADMQRSASASIHQLTISNSAVQTLEDNIFGSTLASLQLLDLSGNSIGTIEAGVFTGLSGLRSLNLSSNSIIDLGQALEPLVSLQRLDLSNNHIDDLKSSTFQTQSNLNYLRLDGNKNIRMLTGAAFQPLSFLSELKVRNCGIFAISDDFLESVKRIRLMDLGDNRLTKFPSSTVFNELQQLKYLYLDGNELLNLVGSQFHDLSLVVLRLSRNRISAISADVFTGLMVEDLDLSENKLLELKGETLQPVAPHLASLNIANNPIRVLHPETFESLHSLETLNISACSLSVIPAKVLSSLHSLNTLDASWNHLQNISEDIIKILKRLRIINLQQNSWLCDCHIMPFRDWLRSRSSIHKLYCLPGRHTSDCSDLKCMAPDELVGERIANLADSEVEQCGASGFKSGLPVPIQISIVLACLLFSLGMLLVTLYLWRRGRTKKELRQMFVKKRKPDSHDDVAEEENQKIDPFENCDNESLKESHRSFVFRNYFDQMVTDPKLLEPTSPSQVAPSESHVLQKDSVYSSNPSLYEASHNSHSIVVGIESAV; encoded by the coding sequence ATGTCTGGGAGGCGTATCATCATTTTTACCCTGCTGTCTCTCTTGCACCTTGCTGCAGCCTGTCCTGAAAACTGTCAGTGCCAGCCAGAGGGGCGGGGCCAGCAGGTGACGTGCACTGGCGGGGAGCTGGGCGCGATCATGGCTGGACTGCCACACAACACAGCGCGGCTGACCATCGACGGCCTGACATCGACACACGTTCTGGCCAAGGCCGACATGCAGCGGAGCGCATCTGCCTCAATCCACCAGCTCACTATCTCCAACAGTGCTGTGCAGACATTGGAGGACAACATTTTCGGCTCAACTTTGGCTTCGCTGCAACTCCTGGACCTCAGTGGCAATAGTATCGGAACCATTGAGGCGGGTGTGTTCACAGGGTTGAGCGGTCTGCGTTCACTGAACCTGTCAAGCAACAGTATTATTGATCTTGGACAGGCTTTGGAACCTCTCGTTAGTCTTCAGCGTTTGGATCTCAGTAATAACCACATTGATGATCTGAAGTCGAGCACTTTCCAGACTCAGAGCAACCTGAACTACTTGCGCTTGGATGGAAACAAGAATATTCGAATGCTTACTGGTGCCGCTTTTCAACCCTTGTCCTTTCTGTCGGAGCTGAAGGTCAGAAACTGTGGCATCTTTGCCATCAGTGATGATTTCTTAGAGTCGGTCAAAAGAATCAGGCTCATGGACCTCGGTGACAACCGTCTGACCAAGTTCCCCAGCTCAACGGTTTTTAATGAACTGCAACAGCTGAAGTACCTGTACCTGGATGGGAATGAGCTGCTTAACCTGGTGGGAAGTCAGTTTCATGACCTCAGCCTTGTTGTACTGCGTCTATCGCGAAATCGTATCAGCGCCATCTCAGCGGACGTGTTCACGGGGCTAATGGTGGAGGACCTTGATCTTTCAGAGAACAAGTTACTGGAGCTGAAGGGGGAGACTCTTCAGCCTGTGGCACCCCACCTCGCCTCGCTCAACATCGCCAACAATCCCATCAGGGTTTTGCACCCAGAGACCTTCGAGAGCTTGCACTCGCTGGAGACGCTCAACATTTCAGCCTGCTCCCTGTCGGTGATTCCAGCCAAAGTGCTGAGCAGTTTGCACAGCCTGAACACTCTGGACGCCTCCTGGAACCACTTGCAGAATATCTCTGAGGACATCATCAAGATCTTGAAGAGGCTGAGAATAATCAACCTACAGCAGAACTCGTGGCTGTGTGACTGCCACATCATGCCTTTCAGGGACTGGCTGAGATCTCGCAGCTCCATCCACAAGCTGTACTGTCTCCCAGGGCGACACACCTCCGACTGTTCCGACCTCAAGTGCATGGCACCAGATGAGCTGGTTGGAGAACGCATTGCAAACTTGGCCGACAGTGAAGTGGAACAATGCGGTGCCAGTGGGTTCAAGTCTGGACTACCTGTACCCATTCAGATTAGCATTGTGTTAGCGTGCTTGCTGTTTTCTCTGGGAATGCTGCTTGTCACCCTGTACTTGTGGCGGCGAGGTCGCACGAAGAAGGAACTGAGGCAGATGTTTGTGAAAAAGCGGAAACCAGACAGTCACGATGATGTTGCGGAGGAGGAGAATCAGAAAATCGATCCCTTCGAGAACTGTGACAATGAGTCTCTGAAGGAATCTCACCGCAGTTTTGTGTTTAGAAACTACTTTGACCAGATGGTGACGGACCCCAAACTTTTGGAACCCACGTCACCATCGCAGGTGGCTCCCTCAGAGTCCCACGTGCTTCAGAAAGACAGTGTGTATTCTTCCAACCCTTCGCTATATGAGGCCAGTCATAACAGTCACAGTATTGTGGTAGGAATAGAGTCCGCTGTGTAA